Below is a window of Alkalidesulfovibrio alkalitolerans DSM 16529 DNA.
AAAAAGGAATCCTGACAGGCCGCGTCAAGAGCCGGGTTTGCGGCGGGGGAGGTTGCGGACTCAAAAGCATTGAGCGGCCGGATGATTTGGTGCTAGATACGCACGATGAACCTGCCGGACGTGGGAAAAACCGCACGACGCCTCAGGCAGGGTCTGGTTCTCGGCATGGGAGTCGGACTCGGCTGGGCCGTGATCTGTACGCTTTTCGATCTTTGGTCGAAAGCCGACGCAGGGTATCAGGCACTGCTTTTCGGATACATCACGCTTGGTTCCATGGCCTCCTTTGGGGTTTTCGGATATGTGGTCGGGAGGCATGAGCAGCGATTCGCCGAATTGTCGTTGGTGGATCACCTGACGCGACTCTTCAACACACGCTATTTCCATGAGACCTTGAAAGCCGAATTCAGCAACGCCCAGCGTTATACCAAGCCGCTCACGCTCATTTTGCTCGACCTGGACCACTTCAAACAGGTCAACGACACTTGGGGGCATCCCGCGGGCGACAAGGTGTTGAAGATCGTGGCCCAAACCGTGGCGGGGCTGGTGCGTCAGGGTGACACCGTGGCCCGCGTGGGCGGCGAGGAATTTGCGGTCATCATGCCCAACACGGATGCCGAGGGTGGGTTGACGCTTGCCGAGCGCATACGCAACGTGATCAAATAGCACCCCGTTGCCATGCCTGACGGAAGCCACGTCACGGTGCGCGTCTCGCTCGGCGTGGCCGAACTGGACCACAAGGCCGTCTCCACGGCCACGGAATTTTTCGCCATCGTCGATCAGGCTTTGTACGAGGCCAAGGAGGCGGGCCGGGACCGGACCGTGGTGGCGACGAAACGACACGAGAAAGAAACGGAGTAAGGAGAAGCGATGTCAAATCCCATGGTGCTGCTGGAAACTTCCGAGGGAGAGATTCTTCTTGAACTTTTCGCCGACAAGGCCCCCAAGACCGTGGAGAACTTTCTCTCCTACGTGGACAAGGGCTTTTACGACGGCACGATCTTCCACCGCGTGATCCGCGATTTCATGAACCAGGGCGGCGGGTTCGACATGATGATGAAGGAGCGTCCCACGGGCGCGCCGGTCGAGAACGAGGCCAACCCCGAGGTCAAGAACCTGCGCGGGACCATCGCCATGGCCCGGACCATGGAGCCGCACAGCGCCACGGCCCAGTTCTTCATCAACGTCAAGGACAACCACTTCCTGGATCGCAGGGGAGACACTCCCGAAACCTTCGGCTACTGCGTCTTCGGCAAGGTCGAGGAGGGCATGGCCACGGTGGACAAGATCAACAAGGTGCGTACCAAGCGCCATGGGTTTCACGACGACGTGCCCGCCGATCCCGTGACCATCATCACGGCTAAGCGGTTCGAGGTCGAGTAAGCGGTCCTGCTTCAGGGCCCCGACGGCTGGGGCGCGCTACGGGACATCCCTTCGCGCGTCCCTTGCCGCCCGAACCCTCGTTTGCCGTCCCGGCCTCGCGTTTCGTGAACGGACTGCGCCGCATCCAACGCGTACGATCGGGTAGGGCTGAAGGTCATGATTCGCCGCATCCGGCTTCGCCACGTTCTTGCCGCGCTGGCGATTCTCCTTGTGAGTATCGCCCTGGCGGGCTGGCTGATCCTCTCGCCGGAGAAGGTCGATACCCTCGCGCCCGGCGAGGCCCGCGAACTCGAAGCCGTGTTCGGGGGCTCGGCCGCGCATCTTCCCGTTCCGCGTTTCGACGGAGTCGATCTTCAATCCGTGAGCCTCGTCATGCGCGACGGCGTGTCCATCGCCCTGGACGTCTGGCTGCCGCGGGGGTTGGGAACGGAAACGGCGCCCGCGCTCCTTTTTCCCACGCGCTACTGGCGCAGGGCCGACATGCTTTGGCCGCTGGACGATCTGTTCGGCCTCGACGACGACGTACGTTTCTTCACTGCGCACGGATACGCGGTGGTGCGCATGGACGTACGCGGTTCCGGGGCCTCGGGCGGCAGCAGGCCCTATCCGTGGGCTCCGGCCGAGCGCGAGGACCTGCGCGAGGTCATCACGTGGATGGCCGGGCAGCCGTGGTCAAATGGCCGCGTTGCCGCCATGGGCGTGTCCTATGTGGGCACGGCGGCGGAATTCGCGGCCGGGCTGGGGCATCCCGCCTTGCGCGCCGTGCTGCCCATGTTCAGCCTCTACGATGTCTACACCGACATCGCCTTTCCGGGCGGTGTGCGAAACGACTGGTTCGTCTTCCGCTGGGGGCGCTTCAATCAGGCCCTGGACGCCAACCGTCTGCCCGACAGCGCCCCTTGGTGGCTGAAGCAGGTGCTGCGCGGCGTGGCCCCGGTGGGCGAGGGCGAGACGGCGCGCGAGGCCCTGGCCAGGAACGTTGCTCAGCACGCCAAGAATGGCGACATCCACGCCGACGCATTGAGCGTCACCTTCCGAGACGACGTGGCTCCGGCTCCGGGGGTTTCCACGGACGCTTTCAGTCCGCATGCCTTCGTCGACGACATGCGGGCCACTGCAACGCCTTTCTACGCCTGGGGCGGCTGGCACGACGGGGCCTATGCCGCCTCGGCGCTGGCCAGGGCCAAAGCCCTGGGCGGACTGGTCCGCACCGTCATCGGGCCCTGGAACCACGGGGCCGAGCAAATGAGCGACCTCATCACCGGCGCGGATTCTCTGCCCCCGTCGCGCCGTGTCCGGCTCTACGAGCAACTGCGCTTTCTCGAACACCACTTGCGGGACAACGGCCCACGGCCCGAGTCCGGCGTGATATACCACGTCATGGGGCACGAGGTGGACGGCGGAGGCTGGAGACGTACGGGTGTCTGGCCGCCGCAAGGGATTTCGTCGCGCACGTTTCACCTTGACTCCGGGGGCAGGCTCTCGGGCGAAGCACCCGAGGAGGAATCCAGCATTGTTCACGCCGTTGATTTTTCCGTGGGGAGCGGGGGGGCGAACCGCTGGCGCACCCAGTTGAACCGCTCGAACGTGGCCTACCCTGGCCGCGAGGACGCCGCCCGGCTCGTGGTCTTCGATTCCGAACCTCTCGACGCGCCGCTCGTCATCGTCGGCGAGGCCGTGGCGTACCTTCGGCTTGCGGCTGATCGCGAGGACGCGGCCGTGCACGTCTACCTCGAAGCGGTGGCCCCTTCGGGCAAGGCGGCGATGCTGACGGAAGGCGTTTTACGCGCCCTGCACCGTCACCAGGGCTCCGAGGCCGGGCGGACCTTCCTGCGCGCCCACGGTTCGCCGCTCGTGCCCGGCGAGGTTGCGGATATGGTCGTGCCGCTCTTGCCCACGGCAGTGGCGGTGCCCAAGGGATGGCGCATCCGGCTGGCCCTGGCCGGGGCGGATGCGGACCAGTTCGTGCGCATCCCACGTGAGGGCGGCGTGAACTGGACTCTTTACCTCGGCGGTGCGTCTCCCGCACGCCTGACACTGCCGGTGGAGGGCGGCTGAGATGCAGGTCTGGTTCGCGATTCTCCTGGCGGACGTCGTCCTGGTCGTCCATTTCCTGATCGCGGCCTTCAATATCCTCGCGCTGCCCGCGACTGTGCTCGGTCTCGCGATGGGGTGGCAGTTCGCACGCAACAGGTTCTTCAGGCTCGCCCATCTGGTCTGCATGGGGGTTGTGCTGCTGTTCGCGGCGCTTGGCCGCTATTGCCCGCTCACGGACTGGGAAAGCGCCCTGCGCATCGCGGCCGGGCAAGAGGGATACGAGACGTCCTTCATCGCCCACTGGCTTTCCCGGCTGCTGTATGTGGACGCGGACCTGCGTGTCCTGGCCGTGCTCTATGCACTGTGGACGCTGACCATCGTCGTCCTGTGGTTCCTCGCGCCACCTCGTCTCCGCCGGTCGGACCGGGATGACATATCTTCACCCGGCTGATAGGGAAGAGCGCATGGATAGCTACCGCCGTCGTCTTGCCCTGCTCGTTTTCGCCTGCGCGCTGTTCCTTGCAGGCTGTGCCGGGCGCGGGGCCGCGCCGCCTCCGGCCGGGCACGGTTTTGAAGGGCATCCCGGCATGCCCCTGGTCGTCACGGCGCGCTCCCAGATAGGCACGCCGTACGCCTATGGTGGTTATTCCCCCGACCAGGGCTTCGATTGCTCCGGGTTCGTGTGGTGGGTGCACGCGCAAAATGGCCTGGACGTGCCGCGCACCGCCCATGAGCTGTGGGCCGGGGGACGGTTCGTGCCTCCAGGCGAACGGCAGCCAGGCGACGTGGCGGTGTTCCGCACCGGCGGCAAGCCAAAGGATCTGCACGTGGGCATCGTCACCGAGCGCGGCACCATCGTGCACAGTCCCAAGACCGGGGCCGTGGTGCGCGAGGAGCCCATGACCATCCCGTACTGGAGCAGCCGCTACCTCGGCTCCAAGCGCTTTCATCCCGAATTTTCGTCCGCCTTGGAAGCTCAGGCGGATTTTGTTCCCGCACCAGATGCGCCCTGAGGGCGTGCGGATCACATCAGGCAATGATACAGGCAGGCGGTGCCTGCGCCGCCGATTGTGATTAAATTCACGTTTCCTGCCGATCATTCGACGTCTGAAGGCCGAATGGCGCGTTATGCGTTCGGCAGCGCCCCGCTGTGCGTTTCTTGACCGGCAAGGGCAAAGCCTCTAGACACACTGGACGAATTTTCCCCGGCTGCGGGGGCAGGGCGCGCTGCGTGCAGGCGTCCCGCTCTCTGGCGCAAACGTGCGAACGAACATCCATCTCGATTTTTGGAGGATACATGCAGACTAAGACCGTGCTTTTCATCGAGGGCGACGGCATCGGCCGCGAGGTGTGGGCCGCCGGGCGTCCCGTTCTCGACGCGGCCGTGGCCAAGGCCTACGGCGATTTCCGCAAGCTCGACTGGCAGGAGATTCTGGCGGGCAAGAAGGCCTTCGACGCCACGGGCGACTATCTGCCCGAGGCCACGATGACCGCGCTCAAGAACTGCGATCTGGCCATGAAGGGCCCCCTGGAGACGCCCGTGGGCGGCGGCTTCCGCAGCCTGAACGTGACCTTGCGCCAGGTCTTGGACCTGTACGCCTGCATCCGTCCCATCCGCTACTTCAAGGGCATCGAGTCGCCGGTCAAGCGACCCGATCTGGTGAACATGGTGGTCTTTCGCGAGAACACCGAGGACGTTTACGCGGGCATCGAGTACAAGTCCGGCTCCACCGAGGCCAGGAAGCTCGTGGCCTTCCTGCGCGACGAGCTCGGGGCCAACGTGGACGACACGGCCGGCGTGGGCGTGAAGCCCATGACGCCCAACGGCTGCAAGCGGCTGGTGCGCAAGGCCCTGCGCTTCGCCCTGGACGACAAGCGGCCGTCAGTGACCCTGGCCCACAAGGGCAACATCATGAAGTTCACGGAAGGGGCGTTCCGCGCCTGGGGCTATGAAGTCGCGGCCGAGGAGTTCGCGGATTCGGTGATGACCGAGGACGAGGCCAAGAACGGCGGCAAAAAGCCCGTGATCATCAAGGACCGCATCTGCGACGCGCTGTTCCAGCAGGTGCTCATGTTCCCCGAGCAGTACCACGTCATCGCCTCGCCCAACCTGAACGGAGACTACCTCTCCGACGCCCTGGCGGCGCAGGTGGGCGGCCTGGGACTCGCTCCCGGCGTGAACATGTCCGACGACATCGCCTTTTTCGAGCCGACCCACGGCACCGCGCCGACCATAGCGGGCAAGGACTTGGCCAACCCCGGTTCGCTGGTCCTTTCGGGCGCCATGCTGCTCGAGCACGTCGGCTGGGGCGAGGCCGCCGCCTTGATCCACGCCGCCATGGAGAAGGTCATCTCCGGCAAGCGCGTGACCGTGGACCTGGCGGGGCAGATCGACGGTTCGACCCAGGTCGGCTGCAAGGAGTTCGGCGAACTGCTTGGGCAGGCTCTCTAGATTGAGCTGGTTGAGAAACGGACTTTGAAGAACAAAGGCCGTGGCGCTTATGCGTCACGGCCTTTTCGGTTTCGTTCACGGCGTGGGGTCAAAGGAAGACCGAACCCAGGATTACGACCACGACCATGGAGGGCAGAAGGTCGCCGAGCTTGATGTATTTGAGTTCGAGCAGATTGATGCCGATGCCCATGATGAGCACCCCGCCCACGGCGGTTAGCTCGTTCATCACCGCAGGGGTGATCAGATCCTGGAACTGGGCCGCGAAGAGGGTCAGGCCGTACTGGTAGAGGAAGACGGGGATGGCCGAGAAGAGCACGCCCACGCCGTAGGTGGAGGCCAGCGCGATGGAGGCGAAACCGTCGAGCAGGGCCTTGGTGTAGTAGATGGTGGGGTCGCCGCGCAGTCCCTCGTCGAAGGCCCCGAGAATGGTCATGGAGCCCACGCAGTAGAGCAGGAAGGCCGAAATGAGCCCGGCGGTGAAGGTCTCGTTCTTGCTGCGCACCAGCCGCTTGAGGCGGTCGCCGAGCGAGGCCAGCCAATCTTCGAGATTCATGGCCGCGCCGATGACTCCGCCGAGCAGGATGGAGAAGAAGACGATCAGGGGCGCGGTGAAGGTGGCGGCCATCTTCAGGCCCAGGGCCAGGGTGCAAAGGCCCAGCCCCTGAAAGACGATGGCGCGCACGCGCGCGGGCAGGCGCGCGCCGAGCGCAAGCCCGATCGCTCCCCCGGCCAGGATGGCCGCGGCGTTGACGATGGTTCCCACGGGCAGGATCATGCTCGTTCCTCGATGGCGGTGGCGGACGAACGCCGTTCAGCAAAGAACAGGCCTCTAGCACCGCACGAGGCGGAGGACAAGGGGCCGGTGTCTATTTGGCATTGTGGCTTGACAGGGCGGCCCGCCATTGCATAGGGATTGTACCCTTCCCGGCCGGGTGGTGGAATGGCAGACACGCCTGACTCAAAATCAGGTGCTCTTCGAGTGTGCGGGTTCAAGTCCCGCCCCGGCTACCACGAGAACGAAAGGGCCGCCGAAACTATTCGGCGGCCCTTTGTCGCGCTGAGAGGCGCGCCACGATCATGGCCGGTATTCCCGGTCATGGAGCCGCTTCCGCCTCGAGCTTTTCGAGAATGCGCGCCGACAGCCGCCCATAATCCGGGTTTGCGCGGTCGCGCGGCCTTTCCATGGTCACCGCTATGGTCTCGATGATGCGCCCGGGCCGTGCGGACATGACCACGATGCGGTCGGACAGGAAGATGGCCTCGTCAACGCTGTGCGTCACAAAGACCACGCTTTTGCGCTCATGCTGCCAGATGCGCAGGAGTTCCTTCTGGAGCAGGATGCGCGTGTATGCGTCCAGCGCTCCGAACGGCTCGTCCATCAGGAGCAGTTCGGGCTTGTTGGCCAGGGCCCTGGCGATGGCAACCCGCTGGCGCATTCCTCCCGACAATTCATGGGGCAGGGCCTGCCTGAATTCCTTCATGCCGATGAGATCGAGGTACCGCTTGGCCCGCTTGCGGCGTTCGGATCTGGGAACGCCCGAAAATTCCAGTCCCAGGGCGATGTTGTCCAGGACCGTGCGCCAAGGGAGCAGCGAGTATTCCTGGAAGACCATGCCGACCTCCCGGCACGGTCCGGCCACGGGATGCCCTCTGTAGTAGGTTCCGCCCTGCGTTGCGGACTCCAAGCCCGCGGCGATGCGCAGGAGCGTGGACTTGCCGCAACCCGAGGGCCCCACAATGCTCAGGAACTCCCCATCCTTCACCGCAAGGCTCACCGAGGCCAGGGCCTCGACCGGGCCACCGCGTGAAAGGAAGCGTTTTTCCAGACGATCGATGCGCAGGATGTCGGGAGGCTTGGTCATGTCCACCTACCGTTCCAGGCGCTGCCACGCGAAGCGGCGGTCCTCGACGAGACGAAAGGCCAGGTCCAGCAAGGCTCCCACGGCCCCGATGCCGATCATTCCGGCCACGACGATGTCGGTGCGGGCCACGGTGTACGCGTGGGTGATGAGATACCCCACGCCCGACAGGCTGCCCGGCAGCATTTCGGCGGAAACCAGGCACATCCAGGCCACGCCCAGGCCGATGCGCATGCCCGTGACGATGGATGGCGCGGCCGCGGGCAGGAGCACCTTGCGGAAGATATCGTAGCGGCTCGCGCCCAGAACCCTTGCCGAGTCCACGAGCGTCGTGCGCACGCTGCGCACTCCATGGATGGAGCTGGTCAGCACGGGGTAGAACGCGCCGATGAAGATGATGAAGACCATGGAGAATTTGAGGTTGTTCAGAAAAACATAGGCCGGGCCGGGTTCCACGTCGAAGACCGTGGCGAGACTGGCCACCCCGAACCAGGCGAGCACGAGCGGCACCCAGGCCAGGGGAGGGATGGGGCGGAACAGGCCCAGGAACGTGTTCAGCATCTTGAAGATGGAGGCGTAATATCCCATGGCGATGCCAAGCGGCACCGCGATGACCACGGCCAGGAGATAGCCGGTGAGCACGCGGACCAGGCTCACGGCCAGATTGAGACCCAGCGAGCCCATGCTGATGAGCCCTTCCCCCGGCTTGCCCAGAATCTCCATGACCTGGGCCAGCGGAGGCAGGATGATGTCGTTGGCCACGAGCCCGGCCAGCCATGTCCAGGCCGCCAGAAAGAGAAGCGGCACGGCCAGGGGCAGCCCCAGGGGCATCAGGATGTGTGTCGGCGACTTTTTCATGGCGTCCCTTCCTGAACCGAACCGCCCCCGGCTTTTGTGGAACCGGGGGCGGCGCGAAATCACTGTCCGGCCGGTTCGATGAAGCGGGTGTCGAACATCAGGGTCATGGCCTGCTGCAGCGTCTTGCCTTTGAGCTGGCCGTTGAACTTGTCCATATGGTTGAGGATATCGAGATAGTTTCCGGAGTTGGCCATCCAGCTATCCGTGAATCCCGTCAGGAAGACGAGTTTTGAGGCCCGCCCCGCCGACTCGGGAATTCCGATCCAGCTCGCGGCCAGAGCGCCGGCTTCGCTTTGGTTCTGGTTGCACCATGTGTTCGTTTTGGCCATCAGTTCGATGAATGTCCGCATGACCTCGGGATGCGCTTCGATGACGTCGTCGCGGGCGGCGGTGACGCAGCAGGGATAGTCGTGCCATCTGCCTTCCGGCGGCAGATCGCGAAGATCGGCGACCACCTTGCCCACGCCGCGGCTGACGGCGACCTCGGGGAAGGGCGAGGGGCCGACGATGGCCTCCACCTGCTTGGACGCCAGGGCAGGGAGCATGTTGCCCGTCTCCTTGAGGTCCACCATGAGCACTTTCGCCTGGTAGTCATTGGGATTCTCAGTGACCGTCAGGCCGGATTCCCGGAGCGCTCCCTCGAAGACGATTTTGGGCGCGCTGGTCGGCGAGTGGTAGCCGATCTTGATCGGCTGCTTGGCGTTATTGGCTGCGGCCAAAAAGGCATCCCAGTTTTCCAGGCTCGAATCGGTGGGAGCCACCAGCGCCATGCCTTCGGTCTGCAGCGGACACAGCACCTTCACGGGAGTTCCCTTGTCCACGGCGGCCATCATGGCCGTGACCGAGGCGAGGGCCATGTCGATGTGCTTCATGGCGAACAGCGTGGCCGACTCCGACCCGCTTTTGGCCACCACGAAGTCGAGGAAGGCCACGGTGTCCCCGTCGGCCACGAGTTCGTATTTCTGCTTGTCCAGCAGCGGTCTGAGCCAGACCCCCTGGTCCCTGAACTCCTCCCCCTTGATCGCGGCGATCATGAGCGGCGTGTGGTGGGTGGTGAAGACGTAGCTCACCTTGAGCGTCGGCGCGTTCTTCGCCTGTCCCAGAGCGGGAAGGAACGCTATGCCTGCCATGAGCAGCAGCGAATAGAGCGTCCAGAAAAAACGTCGTGAGCGCATGATGCCTTTCTCCTTGTTGAGTTCGATCCACCAGAAAATCCGCCTTCTCGATCTGAAAACGAAGGGATCAAGTCTATAAAGCACCTTTTGACACTGGACCGGCAATCGAATTCTTTTTGTGTTCGCTTGGGGAAACAATGCTTGTGCTCTTCATGCCATGTCATGCGTCGAGTTCATGGCGGCGTGCGCAATTGCGCCCAGATCACTCCCTGGGCGGAGGTGAGACATGATGCAATGGAATCGTGACCAGTATGGGCAGGGCAGCACTGAAGACCGGTGCACATCTTCCAGGTTGAAATTTGAGGGACGATACTGATCGTTATCATGCAAGTACAATTGATTGTATCAATTGAATTTGCACAACATATAGATATTCCGCTTGAGATGGGCGCAGGTCTGCGAATGGCGTCTGGCCGGGCGTGCGGCTTCTCCAGACTACGGCATCAAGGCTTGTGGATCGCTGCGTCCAGGGCTACAACCCATGTGCCGCGATACGCGCGGCCAGGATGTGATCATGGCGTGGCACGTGTACCTTCTCGAATG
It encodes the following:
- a CDS encoding peptidylprolyl isomerase: MSNPMVLLETSEGEILLELFADKAPKTVENFLSYVDKGFYDGTIFHRVIRDFMNQGGGFDMMMKERPTGAPVENEANPEVKNLRGTIAMARTMEPHSATAQFFINVKDNHFLDRRGDTPETFGYCVFGKVEEGMATVDKINKVRTKRHGFHDDVPADPVTIITAKRFEVE
- a CDS encoding DUF2784 domain-containing protein, yielding MQVWFAILLADVVLVVHFLIAAFNILALPATVLGLAMGWQFARNRFFRLAHLVCMGVVLLFAALGRYCPLTDWESALRIAAGQEGYETSFIAHWLSRLLYVDADLRVLAVLYALWTLTIVVLWFLAPPRLRRSDRDDISSPG
- a CDS encoding ABC transporter permease, giving the protein MKKSPTHILMPLGLPLAVPLLFLAAWTWLAGLVANDIILPPLAQVMEILGKPGEGLISMGSLGLNLAVSLVRVLTGYLLAVVIAVPLGIAMGYYASIFKMLNTFLGLFRPIPPLAWVPLVLAWFGVASLATVFDVEPGPAYVFLNNLKFSMVFIIFIGAFYPVLTSSIHGVRSVRTTLVDSARVLGASRYDIFRKVLLPAAAPSIVTGMRIGLGVAWMCLVSAEMLPGSLSGVGYLITHAYTVARTDIVVAGMIGIGAVGALLDLAFRLVEDRRFAWQRLER
- a CDS encoding GGDEF domain-containing protein — protein: MPDGSHVTVRVSLGVAELDHKAVSTATEFFAIVDQALYEAKEAGRDRTVVATKRHEKETE
- a CDS encoding DUF554 domain-containing protein; amino-acid sequence: MILPVGTIVNAAAILAGGAIGLALGARLPARVRAIVFQGLGLCTLALGLKMAATFTAPLIVFFSILLGGVIGAAMNLEDWLASLGDRLKRLVRSKNETFTAGLISAFLLYCVGSMTILGAFDEGLRGDPTIYYTKALLDGFASIALASTYGVGVLFSAIPVFLYQYGLTLFAAQFQDLITPAVMNELTAVGGVLIMGIGINLLELKYIKLGDLLPSMVVVVILGSVFL
- a CDS encoding C40 family peptidase — translated: MDSYRRRLALLVFACALFLAGCAGRGAAPPPAGHGFEGHPGMPLVVTARSQIGTPYAYGGYSPDQGFDCSGFVWWVHAQNGLDVPRTAHELWAGGRFVPPGERQPGDVAVFRTGGKPKDLHVGIVTERGTIVHSPKTGAVVREEPMTIPYWSSRYLGSKRFHPEFSSALEAQADFVPAPDAP
- a CDS encoding GGDEF domain-containing protein — encoded protein: MNLPDVGKTARRLRQGLVLGMGVGLGWAVICTLFDLWSKADAGYQALLFGYITLGSMASFGVFGYVVGRHEQRFAELSLVDHLTRLFNTRYFHETLKAEFSNAQRYTKPLTLILLDLDHFKQVNDTWGHPAGDKVLKIVAQTVAGLVRQGDTVARVGGEEFAVIMPNTDAEGGLTLAERIRNVIK
- a CDS encoding ABC transporter ATP-binding protein — translated: MTKPPDILRIDRLEKRFLSRGGPVEALASVSLAVKDGEFLSIVGPSGCGKSTLLRIAAGLESATQGGTYYRGHPVAGPCREVGMVFQEYSLLPWRTVLDNIALGLEFSGVPRSERRKRAKRYLDLIGMKEFRQALPHELSGGMRQRVAIARALANKPELLLMDEPFGALDAYTRILLQKELLRIWQHERKSVVFVTHSVDEAIFLSDRIVVMSARPGRIIETIAVTMERPRDRANPDYGRLSARILEKLEAEAAP
- a CDS encoding ABC transporter substrate-binding protein, with the translated sequence MRSRRFFWTLYSLLLMAGIAFLPALGQAKNAPTLKVSYVFTTHHTPLMIAAIKGEEFRDQGVWLRPLLDKQKYELVADGDTVAFLDFVVAKSGSESATLFAMKHIDMALASVTAMMAAVDKGTPVKVLCPLQTEGMALVAPTDSSLENWDAFLAAANNAKQPIKIGYHSPTSAPKIVFEGALRESGLTVTENPNDYQAKVLMVDLKETGNMLPALASKQVEAIVGPSPFPEVAVSRGVGKVVADLRDLPPEGRWHDYPCCVTAARDDVIEAHPEVMRTFIELMAKTNTWCNQNQSEAGALAASWIGIPESAGRASKLVFLTGFTDSWMANSGNYLDILNHMDKFNGQLKGKTLQQAMTLMFDTRFIEPAGQ
- a CDS encoding CocE/NonD family hydrolase, producing MIRRIRLRHVLAALAILLVSIALAGWLILSPEKVDTLAPGEARELEAVFGGSAAHLPVPRFDGVDLQSVSLVMRDGVSIALDVWLPRGLGTETAPALLFPTRYWRRADMLWPLDDLFGLDDDVRFFTAHGYAVVRMDVRGSGASGGSRPYPWAPAEREDLREVITWMAGQPWSNGRVAAMGVSYVGTAAEFAAGLGHPALRAVLPMFSLYDVYTDIAFPGGVRNDWFVFRWGRFNQALDANRLPDSAPWWLKQVLRGVAPVGEGETAREALARNVAQHAKNGDIHADALSVTFRDDVAPAPGVSTDAFSPHAFVDDMRATATPFYAWGGWHDGAYAASALARAKALGGLVRTVIGPWNHGAEQMSDLITGADSLPPSRRVRLYEQLRFLEHHLRDNGPRPESGVIYHVMGHEVDGGGWRRTGVWPPQGISSRTFHLDSGGRLSGEAPEEESSIVHAVDFSVGSGGANRWRTQLNRSNVAYPGREDAARLVVFDSEPLDAPLVIVGEAVAYLRLAADREDAAVHVYLEAVAPSGKAAMLTEGVLRALHRHQGSEAGRTFLRAHGSPLVPGEVADMVVPLLPTAVAVPKGWRIRLALAGADADQFVRIPREGGVNWTLYLGGASPARLTLPVEGG
- the icd gene encoding NADP-dependent isocitrate dehydrogenase, with protein sequence MQTKTVLFIEGDGIGREVWAAGRPVLDAAVAKAYGDFRKLDWQEILAGKKAFDATGDYLPEATMTALKNCDLAMKGPLETPVGGGFRSLNVTLRQVLDLYACIRPIRYFKGIESPVKRPDLVNMVVFRENTEDVYAGIEYKSGSTEARKLVAFLRDELGANVDDTAGVGVKPMTPNGCKRLVRKALRFALDDKRPSVTLAHKGNIMKFTEGAFRAWGYEVAAEEFADSVMTEDEAKNGGKKPVIIKDRICDALFQQVLMFPEQYHVIASPNLNGDYLSDALAAQVGGLGLAPGVNMSDDIAFFEPTHGTAPTIAGKDLANPGSLVLSGAMLLEHVGWGEAAALIHAAMEKVISGKRVTVDLAGQIDGSTQVGCKEFGELLGQAL